The sequence GTCCAGTGGTGGCGCTTCACATCGTGGCGGTTCGGGCGGCGACAACTCCGGTGGCGACACCGGTGTCTCGGCCAACTCGGCCTCCAGTAACCCTGGTTCTCCGTCCACCGCTCACGGCGGCCCCGCTCCCGATGGCGGTCATTCCCCGGACGGCGGCGGTCGGTCCGGACCTTCGCATGCGGACTCCCCGTCTCCGGACCGGCTGACTCCGTTCGACGCGGGGTACCACGCATCGCAGAGCGGCGGCGACGCACCGTCGGGCTCTGCTGCCGACTCCACGCAGCCGTCGTCCACGCCGTCGACGTCTTCGTCCTCGTCCTCGTCCTCGGCGTCCCCGTTCTCGGCATCCTCGCCTTCGACCTCCCCCGACTTGGGCTCCTCCTCCCCCGACGCGGGCTCCTCCCCCGACGCCGGGCCGTCGCGGCCGGACTCCGGGACGGGGGCGGACTCCGGCGCGGGGCCATCCCCGGACCAGGATGCCCGTGCCGACGTGGGCGGTACGCCGGACGGCGGCTCGCCTCAGGGCAGCACCCCGGCCGCACCGGAGCCTGCGCACGCCGACGCCCCATCCCCCCAAGGGCCTGACACCACCTCCGATTCACAGCGGGACACCACACGGGACACGAGACCCGACACCGCACCCGACTCCACACGGGACCACACGCCTGCGCCCGATCGATCCCCGGACTCGGGAAACCGGCCGGAAGCGCACGTCCCCTCTCCCTCGCCCGCACCCGACAACACCCCCACATCGGCGGACTCCACCCCTTCGCCGGCGCAGAACCACAGCGGCAACAGCGGCAACAGCGGCGACAACGGAAACGGCGACAACGAGACCAGAGGCGGAAGCGGAAGCGACACCGGCACCGGCACCGGCACCGGCACCGGAAATGGGAGCGGAAGCCGGGTCGGGATGCCTTCGGCCGCCCCTATGCCTCATGCGGCTTCGTCGAGCCCCTCGCCCGCTTCCTCGTCGTACGGCTCGCCTCAGCAGCACAGTCCTCACCAGCCACACGATGACAGCGACGTCACCATGGAAAGGGACAGTGCGACCACCCTCGCGCCGCCCCCCTCCGCTGTGCCGAACACGTCGCAGTCCGCCGGCGATTCGTCCCCCTCCCAGACCCCGCCCACCCCCGCGGCTGCCACCGCGCCGCCCGGTGTGGCCACGGGCGGCGGCCCCGTGCCCACCCCAAGTGCCCCCGCCGGAACCCACGCTCCATCGGACACTCGGCCCACCCCTGCGCCCCCGCGCTCCACACCGGCCGATCACGGCACCCAGCACCGCGACACGCCCACCCGGGGCCCCCGCACCGCGCCCTACGGCGATCCGCGCAGTACTCCTCCGCGTCAGCGCCCGGGCACTCCCGACCAGGACTCGCGTCCCCGGCCAACGACTCCGCGCGCCAACCCGCCTCGTACCGAGCAGCCGCGCGGCAACGAATCGCCGCAGCACCAGACGCAGACTCCGCCACCGAGCACGTCGCCGGAGAACCACGGCGCCGGCCGGCACGCTCCGGAGCAAATCACCCCTGGTCCGCAGCCCCCGCGCAGCGACGTCACACCGCCCGCACCCGACCGCGGCACAGAGACCCCGGACACCCCGGAGACCCGTCCCACGGACCATCCGGCCCCCCACACGGACGGCAGCCACACACCTGACGCCGAGCAGCACCAGCAACAGCAACAGCAACTACCCGACGACGTCAAGGACGACAACAGCACCAGCGACGCCACTCGGCGGGACGATGCCGACCCCGAGGGCAAGGACTCGCCTCAGCCGGGCCCAAGCCCGGACGCGGACACAGACGCGGACGCAAACTCGGACGCGGGCCCAGAAGCGCACCCGAACCCAGACGCGGACGCGGCCCCAGAAACGGACCCGAACTCGGACGCGGGCACCGAGCTGCCCTCGGACACCGAGCCGTCCCCGGACTCCGAGCCGTCCCCGGACTCCGAGCCCCCTTCGGACGCCGAGCCCCACCCGCAGGACGACCGGCCCACCCTCGATGACATCCGCGCCGGAATCCAGGATGCCCCCGGCGGCCTGTTGCCGCCCGACACCGCGGACCAGCAAGCACTCGTCGACGCCATCCCCCGCAACGACGACGGCACTCCCCAACGCTTCCCCGATCCGTTCGGGGACTGGTCCCAGTTGCAGAACGACGGCGGTACGAACGTGCCGGGGCGGTCCAACAACTGCGCCGACTGCAGCCGTTCGTTCCTTGAGACCTGGTACGGAAACCCTCAGGTCTCGGCGCCCCGTACACCGGATCTCGCTGCGGACGGGACCCCGGACCTCTGGTCGCCGGAAGCAGACGCCAACGAGAACATCATCGGCTGGACCGGTGCGCCGCACTCGTATGCGGGCACCAGCCCCGACGGCCACGACGCGATCGCCCAGGACCTTCTGCAGGCCGGTCCGGGCTCGTCCGCGATTGTGCAGGTCAACTGGGACGGGGGCGGAGGCCACGCGTTCAACGCCGTCAACCACAACGGCCGCATTGTGTGGGTGGACACCCAGAGCGGTGAGGTGAGCGAGCAGCCGATCAACACCAAGGGCGCCACGGATGTTTTCTACATCCCGCTGGACGCCGATCGGAACCCGCTCCATCCCCCTCAGGATCCGGCATCCGACCCCGATCCATCACAGGAGTCGAACGCAGCGCAGGAGTCGGACGCGTCACAGAAGCCCAACCCGTCACAGGAGTCCGACCCGTCACACGAATCCGACCCGTCACAGAGCGACCACGCCACCTCTTACGCGAGCGATCCCGCCGACCACCCGGCCGGTGACGCCCCGCAAGAGTCCCGCGGGAACCACGACGTCAACGCGAGTGGCACCGTGCCCCACTCGCCCGCGGAGAGCACCCCGGACGCCGGCCCCGGCAGCTCCTCGGGCACGGACAACACCACAACACACGGTCACAGCCCAATCAACACGTCCCCGGCCCCGGACAACGGCCAGGGCGCCCAGGGCGGGCAAGACGGGCAGGACGGGCAGGACGGGCATGCCGATCACGCCGGCCTCGACGCCCACGACGCCCACGACGCCCACGACGCCCACGACGCCCACGACGCCCAAAGCCATCAGAAGCAGGACGGGCCGAACCCGGTACACGGGAACGATCCGGCACACGGGAACGGGCAGGAGAACAGGCCCGGGCAGGAGATCAGCCACGGCCGGGAGAACGGCCACGAGCAGTCGTCCACCCCCGAAGCTCCCGCTGGAAAGCGCAAGGCCAGCGATCCGCCCCCCACC is a genomic window of Streptomyces sp. Edi2 containing:
- a CDS encoding toxin glutamine deamidase domain-containing protein — protein: MLPDALEWVLEMLGFNWPTADEDKLMDSAQKWRDFASGVEDLHFQGVKAAGDVTSQNSGDSIDGFHTTWEKFAGGSGYFADARSAANAIATALDAAAGLVIGMKVAVITQLAILAAEIIAAQAAAPFTFGLSEAAAVAATAATRAIARKIIKEVAKQLLDAALETAKEPAVSALQAMISDVIAQSVNMNFDAQNGFDVGRTVKKGAEEGVNALKNSGQTFAESLRDGAGAKAGHHVRNGMESAAGHGSDADSGHDSAPDTGGESGKGLSGGNGSETSSGADSGGSGADSSSGGSSSSSASSSSGASGNASGGARGDAPGGDGSSSGGASHRGGSGGDNSGGDTGVSANSASSNPGSPSTAHGGPAPDGGHSPDGGGRSGPSHADSPSPDRLTPFDAGYHASQSGGDAPSGSAADSTQPSSTPSTSSSSSSSSASPFSASSPSTSPDLGSSSPDAGSSPDAGPSRPDSGTGADSGAGPSPDQDARADVGGTPDGGSPQGSTPAAPEPAHADAPSPQGPDTTSDSQRDTTRDTRPDTAPDSTRDHTPAPDRSPDSGNRPEAHVPSPSPAPDNTPTSADSTPSPAQNHSGNSGNSGDNGNGDNETRGGSGSDTGTGTGTGTGNGSGSRVGMPSAAPMPHAASSSPSPASSSYGSPQQHSPHQPHDDSDVTMERDSATTLAPPPSAVPNTSQSAGDSSPSQTPPTPAAATAPPGVATGGGPVPTPSAPAGTHAPSDTRPTPAPPRSTPADHGTQHRDTPTRGPRTAPYGDPRSTPPRQRPGTPDQDSRPRPTTPRANPPRTEQPRGNESPQHQTQTPPPSTSPENHGAGRHAPEQITPGPQPPRSDVTPPAPDRGTETPDTPETRPTDHPAPHTDGSHTPDAEQHQQQQQQLPDDVKDDNSTSDATRRDDADPEGKDSPQPGPSPDADTDADANSDAGPEAHPNPDADAAPETDPNSDAGTELPSDTEPSPDSEPSPDSEPPSDAEPHPQDDRPTLDDIRAGIQDAPGGLLPPDTADQQALVDAIPRNDDGTPQRFPDPFGDWSQLQNDGGTNVPGRSNNCADCSRSFLETWYGNPQVSAPRTPDLAADGTPDLWSPEADANENIIGWTGAPHSYAGTSPDGHDAIAQDLLQAGPGSSAIVQVNWDGGGGHAFNAVNHNGRIVWVDTQSGEVSEQPINTKGATDVFYIPLDADRNPLHPPQDPASDPDPSQESNAAQESDASQKPNPSQESDPSHESDPSQSDHATSYASDPADHPAGDAPQESRGNHDVNASGTVPHSPAESTPDAGPGSSSGTDNTTTHGHSPINTSPAPDNGQGAQGGQDGQDGQDGHADHAGLDAHDAHDAHDAHDAHDAQSHQKQDGPNPVHGNDPAHGNGQENRPGQEISHGRENGHEQSSTPEAPAGKRKASDPPPTDNQQSGSGAGSSSEHGNSHKRPRTDPDHDGLAALKLDDSPSPLPAPSSPPSPSKSDDDAMDVDKKEPYSDPHDRGDSDTSEQERRGDRTLDAEAEGAKEYGIPPDRLQNELRRDRDVHRVPLDNVHAHLDSWAKDGNLAQVLRASTGDATPSSPDAGKGPRAFTQSDLEQRLPGFKDLERGERLAVVSSLARLSVGFHERHGVGKNPENVDKPYRKKGEGDPKPESPDSAAKNSDESLGVRGHRKSSDKLLNGLKLGTIPPSLKHNSPDLTDRNYAVLEVEGPPPGRETHYVTDSSVPVGEKYVSGRHSEKHLAEWLKRVNQGDGTYTPKAVYTEREPCGMGQGHAKCSTVLRDKTLDGSKVYYSTTYRTDPADVAAKKKLDTEKTVEKKKVDKMTATDVQQNIADRINARSDKSAERAAKEIAAAQKLSEADARKELKKLIEREYSKRKENSTTEEKQAMVREMDRHIEHLNATWQKIQPSLR